The following are encoded together in the Streptomyces sp. NBC_01465 genome:
- a CDS encoding aminotransferase class I/II-fold pyridoxal phosphate-dependent enzyme, with amino-acid sequence MLGAYGIEGRRAMDIAASVEQAVGAGRLEPGQLLPPLRELATELGVNPNTVAAAYRTLRDRGVIETAGRKGSRVRPRPAISARESIRTDVPDGVRNISNGNPDPALLPPLGEALAAAAHHNDEHPGLYGQDAVDPELARLARAAFDADGVPDGRIAVVSGSLDGIERVLAAHLRPGDAVAIEDPGWGALLDLVPALGLRPVPVALDDEGPLPGEVERALREGAKALIVTARAQNPTGAAVGGVRARELRAVLASYPSVLFVEDDHGHGIVDLPLHPLSGVTDKWAFVRSTSKAYGPDLRLAVLTGDAATVDRVLGRQRLGPGWVSRLLQRAVVHLWSSGAVDAREVSRAYARRRDALVEALRARGVDAHGRSGMNVWVPVPDETGAVARLLHAGWAVAPGARFRMAAAPGVRLTVSTMSDDDIGPVADAVASASGPAPGRRYD; translated from the coding sequence GTGCTAGGAGCGTACGGAATCGAAGGTCGCCGCGCAATGGACATTGCCGCGAGCGTGGAGCAGGCCGTCGGCGCGGGCCGCCTGGAGCCGGGGCAACTGCTGCCCCCGCTCAGGGAGTTGGCGACCGAGCTGGGCGTCAATCCGAATACCGTGGCGGCCGCCTACCGGACCCTGCGCGACCGCGGAGTGATCGAGACGGCTGGGCGCAAGGGCAGCCGGGTGCGGCCGCGGCCTGCCATCTCGGCGCGCGAATCCATCCGTACGGACGTCCCCGACGGCGTACGCAATATCTCCAACGGCAACCCGGACCCGGCCCTGCTGCCCCCGCTCGGCGAGGCCCTCGCCGCGGCCGCGCACCACAACGACGAACACCCTGGCCTGTACGGACAGGACGCCGTCGACCCGGAGCTGGCCCGCCTGGCCCGCGCCGCGTTCGACGCCGACGGGGTGCCGGACGGGCGGATCGCGGTGGTCTCCGGGTCGCTCGACGGCATCGAACGGGTCCTGGCCGCGCATCTGCGCCCCGGTGACGCGGTCGCCATCGAGGACCCGGGTTGGGGCGCCCTGTTGGACCTGGTACCGGCGCTCGGCCTGCGGCCCGTACCCGTCGCGCTCGACGACGAGGGGCCGCTGCCCGGCGAGGTCGAACGGGCGCTGCGCGAAGGGGCCAAGGCGCTGATCGTCACCGCGCGGGCGCAGAATCCGACGGGCGCGGCCGTGGGCGGCGTACGGGCGCGCGAGCTGCGGGCCGTGCTGGCCTCGTACCCCTCGGTGCTGTTCGTCGAGGACGACCACGGGCACGGAATCGTCGATCTGCCGCTGCATCCGCTGTCCGGTGTCACGGACAAGTGGGCCTTCGTGCGGTCGACTTCGAAGGCGTACGGCCCGGATCTGCGGCTCGCCGTGCTGACCGGCGACGCGGCCACGGTCGACCGTGTGCTGGGGCGGCAACGGCTCGGTCCCGGCTGGGTCAGCAGGCTGCTGCAGCGCGCCGTCGTCCACCTGTGGAGCTCGGGCGCCGTGGATGCGCGCGAGGTCTCGCGAGCGTACGCGCGGCGCAGGGACGCGCTGGTGGAGGCGTTGCGGGCACGAGGTGTCGACGCCCACGGCCGCAGCGGCATGAATGTCTGGGTGCCCGTACCGGACGAGACGGGTGCGGTGGCACGGCTGCTGCACGCCGGGTGGGCCGTCGCGCCGGGGGCGCGCTTCCGGATG